One part of the Salmo salar chromosome ssa28, Ssal_v3.1, whole genome shotgun sequence genome encodes these proteins:
- the LOC106589380 gene encoding polycomb group RING finger protein 5-B isoform X1, with protein sequence MTSPRKHLVKDFNHFITCYVCKGYLIKPTTVTECLHTFCKSCIVQHFEDSNDCPKCGIQVHETNPLEMLRLDNTLEEIIFKLVPGLREKEQQKEIEFWRSRKSKENGEEDGPRSKRSRLDADNDDGGDGDYHRSDPQIAICLDCLRNNSLVEENIVRGLMKKFIRCSTRVTVGTIKKFLSLKLKLPSSYELDVLCNGEIMGKDHTMEFIYMTRWRLRGETDYPMVLEYRPRIDFG encoded by the exons ATGACCTCGCCGAGAAAGCACCTGGTCAAGGATTTCAACCACTTTATCACATGCTACGTGTGTAAAGGATACCTGATCAAGCCCACCACGGTGACAGAGTGCCTGCACACCT TTTGTAAAAGCTGCATCGTCCAACACTTTGAAGACAGCAACGACTGCCCCAAATGTGGCATCCAAGTCCATGAAACCAACCCTCTAGAGATGTTAAG GTTGGACAACACTTTAGAGGAAATCATTTTCAAACTCGTGCCTGGGCTAAGAGAAA AGGAACAACAGAAGGAGATTGAGTTCTGGAGGAGTCGAAAGTCGAAGGAGAACGGAGAAG AAGATGGCCCCCGATCAAAGAGGTCTAGGCTGGATGCCGATAATGATGATGGTGGAGATGGAGACTACCACAGGAGTGACCCTCAGATAGCCATCTGTCTGGATTGTCTACGCAACAACAGCCTGGTGGAAGAGAACATTGTTAGG GGCTTAATGAAGAAATTTATACGCTGCTCGACTCGAGTGACAGTCGGAACAATCAAGAAGTTTCTCAGCTTGAAGTTAAAGCTTCCAAGTTCTTATGAG CTAGACGTCCTATGCAACGGGGAGATCATGGGAAAAGACCACACCATGGAGTTCATCTACATGACGCGGTGGAGACTTCGCGGTGAAACC gaCTACCCAATGGTACTAGAATATCGGCCACGGATAGACTTTGGTTGA
- the LOC106589380 gene encoding polycomb group RING finger protein 5-B isoform X2 translates to MTSPRKHLVKDFNHFITCYVCKGYLIKPTTVTECLHTFCKSCIVQHFEDSNDCPKCGIQVHETNPLEMLRLDNTLEEIIFKLVPGLREKEQQKEIEFWRSRKSKENGEDGPRSKRSRLDADNDDGGDGDYHRSDPQIAICLDCLRNNSLVEENIVRGLMKKFIRCSTRVTVGTIKKFLSLKLKLPSSYELDVLCNGEIMGKDHTMEFIYMTRWRLRGETDYPMVLEYRPRIDFG, encoded by the exons ATGACCTCGCCGAGAAAGCACCTGGTCAAGGATTTCAACCACTTTATCACATGCTACGTGTGTAAAGGATACCTGATCAAGCCCACCACGGTGACAGAGTGCCTGCACACCT TTTGTAAAAGCTGCATCGTCCAACACTTTGAAGACAGCAACGACTGCCCCAAATGTGGCATCCAAGTCCATGAAACCAACCCTCTAGAGATGTTAAG GTTGGACAACACTTTAGAGGAAATCATTTTCAAACTCGTGCCTGGGCTAAGAGAAA AGGAACAACAGAAGGAGATTGAGTTCTGGAGGAGTCGAAAGTCGAAGGAGAACGGAGAAG ATGGCCCCCGATCAAAGAGGTCTAGGCTGGATGCCGATAATGATGATGGTGGAGATGGAGACTACCACAGGAGTGACCCTCAGATAGCCATCTGTCTGGATTGTCTACGCAACAACAGCCTGGTGGAAGAGAACATTGTTAGG GGCTTAATGAAGAAATTTATACGCTGCTCGACTCGAGTGACAGTCGGAACAATCAAGAAGTTTCTCAGCTTGAAGTTAAAGCTTCCAAGTTCTTATGAG CTAGACGTCCTATGCAACGGGGAGATCATGGGAAAAGACCACACCATGGAGTTCATCTACATGACGCGGTGGAGACTTCGCGGTGAAACC gaCTACCCAATGGTACTAGAATATCGGCCACGGATAGACTTTGGTTGA
- the LOC106589382 gene encoding ankyrin repeat domain-containing protein 1 isoform X2: MDPATADNVSGKKCEGKESEDVQSSEGEYETSINQEKQEDLRSHKDSLADTDAPMNLNVDKSGHLRLETIDDLQIMLQLRKSRKRAKRVQVRKPPPVPETVPYYVDEVDFFKACEENKLPLIERYLEKSGDVNACDSFRRTGLHRACTQGHVDVVKRLLEAGALIENKDKLDTTAVHCACRGGSMIVLELLLNHDGSFSARDKLRSTPLHVAVRTGHYECAEHLVHCGADINAKDREGDTPMHDAVRLNRFKIIQLLLLHGANPKLKNCEGKSPLDSTLEWQSGAKSILSNFKDDAKTPVK, translated from the exons ATGGATCCTGCCACTGCAGACAAT GTTTCCGGCAAGAAATGTGAGGGCAAAGAATCCGAAGATGTGCAGTCTTCAGAGGGAGAATACGAGACATCCATCAACCAGGAGAAACAAGAGGACCTGAGATCTCACAAGGACAGCCTGGCTGACACCGATGCCCCCATGAATTTAAAT GTAGACAAATCTGGCCATCTGCGGTTAGAGACAATTGATGACCTCCAGATTATGCTGCAACTGAGGAAGtcgagaaagagagcgaaaagAGTACAAGTTCGCAAGCCGCCACCCGTGCCCGAGACTGTG CCTTACTATGTGGACGAGGTGGACTTTTTCAAGGCCTGCGAAGAGAACAAATTGCCATTGATCGAGAGGTATCTGGAAAAATCAGGAGACGTCAATGCTTGTGACAGT TTCAGACGtacaggcctgcacagagcttGCACACAGGGACATGTGGATGTTGTGAAGAGGCTACTGGAGGCTGGAGCTTTAATTGAGAACAAAGATAAG CTGGATACCACTGCTGTCCATTGTGCCTGCCGAGGAGGAAGCATGATTGTGTTAGAACTGCTGCTCAACCACGATGGCAGCTTCTCTGCCAGGGATAAG CTACGCAGCACTCCCCTTCATGTTGCAGTGAGAACCGGACACTATGAATGCGCTGAACATCTCGTCCACTGTGGAGCGGACATCAATGCCAAAGACAGA GAAGGAGATACCCCCATGCACGATGCAGTAAGACTAAACAGATTCAAAATCATCCAACTACTTCTGCTTCATGGAGCCAATCCAAAACTCAAGAATTGC GAGGGGAAGTCACCATTGGATAGCACTCTGGAGTGGCAGAGTGGGGCTAAATCCATTCTCAGCAACTTCAAGGATGATGCAAAAACTCCAGTCAAGTAA
- the LOC106589382 gene encoding ankyrin repeat domain-containing protein 1 isoform X1 — MMMGILRVQELVSGKKCEGKESEDVQSSEGEYETSINQEKQEDLRSHKDSLADTDAPMNLNVDKSGHLRLETIDDLQIMLQLRKSRKRAKRVQVRKPPPVPETVPYYVDEVDFFKACEENKLPLIERYLEKSGDVNACDSFRRTGLHRACTQGHVDVVKRLLEAGALIENKDKLDTTAVHCACRGGSMIVLELLLNHDGSFSARDKLRSTPLHVAVRTGHYECAEHLVHCGADINAKDREGDTPMHDAVRLNRFKIIQLLLLHGANPKLKNCEGKSPLDSTLEWQSGAKSILSNFKDDAKTPVK; from the exons ATGATGATGGGTATTCTACGAGTACAAGAGCTG GTTTCCGGCAAGAAATGTGAGGGCAAAGAATCCGAAGATGTGCAGTCTTCAGAGGGAGAATACGAGACATCCATCAACCAGGAGAAACAAGAGGACCTGAGATCTCACAAGGACAGCCTGGCTGACACCGATGCCCCCATGAATTTAAAT GTAGACAAATCTGGCCATCTGCGGTTAGAGACAATTGATGACCTCCAGATTATGCTGCAACTGAGGAAGtcgagaaagagagcgaaaagAGTACAAGTTCGCAAGCCGCCACCCGTGCCCGAGACTGTG CCTTACTATGTGGACGAGGTGGACTTTTTCAAGGCCTGCGAAGAGAACAAATTGCCATTGATCGAGAGGTATCTGGAAAAATCAGGAGACGTCAATGCTTGTGACAGT TTCAGACGtacaggcctgcacagagcttGCACACAGGGACATGTGGATGTTGTGAAGAGGCTACTGGAGGCTGGAGCTTTAATTGAGAACAAAGATAAG CTGGATACCACTGCTGTCCATTGTGCCTGCCGAGGAGGAAGCATGATTGTGTTAGAACTGCTGCTCAACCACGATGGCAGCTTCTCTGCCAGGGATAAG CTACGCAGCACTCCCCTTCATGTTGCAGTGAGAACCGGACACTATGAATGCGCTGAACATCTCGTCCACTGTGGAGCGGACATCAATGCCAAAGACAGA GAAGGAGATACCCCCATGCACGATGCAGTAAGACTAAACAGATTCAAAATCATCCAACTACTTCTGCTTCATGGAGCCAATCCAAAACTCAAGAATTGC GAGGGGAAGTCACCATTGGATAGCACTCTGGAGTGGCAGAGTGGGGCTAAATCCATTCTCAGCAACTTCAAGGATGATGCAAAAACTCCAGTCAAGTAA
- the LOC106589383 gene encoding ribonuclease P protein subunit p30 isoform X3 yields the protein MDFSISYTTDKKRLQSVIETAAHLGSSTVAINYVVDLEQNKQEIGKPKCVSELFGTFPIVQKPLREYKAYDLVAAYPKTEKLFHAACMEFTIDIICVAATEKQPFFFKRSSVNGAIERGVFFEVSYTPAIRDSMRRHTIANALNLMEACKGKNVIVTIGAERCDGANLCHCYYPERCPEAYCLACQKKMAKLLSHPTVEPSTYMEK from the exons ATGGACTTCAGTATTAGCTACACAACCGACAAGAAACGACTTCAGAGTGTTATTGAAACCGCAGCTCATC TTGGATCCTCCACAGTTGCCATCAATTATGTGGTTGATTTGGAACAAAATAAGCAG GAAATTGGCAAACCGAAGTGTGTTTCCGAGCTGTTTGGTACATTTCCCATAGTGCAG AAACCATTAAGAGAGTACAAAGCCTATGACTTAGTGGCTGCCTATCCTAAAACGGAGAAGTTGTTTCAT GCAGCCTGCATGGAATTTACTATTGACATCATCTGTGTAGCAGCGACAGAAAAACAGCCCTTTTTTTTCAAAAGATCTTCAGTCAATGGG GCAATTGAAAGGGGTGTGTTTTTTGAGGTAAGTTACACACCTGCAATCCGAGACTCCATGAGAAGACACACCATCGCAAATGCTCTAAATCTCATGGAGGCGTGCAAAGGCAAG aacGTAATTGTGACCATTGGGGCAGAAAG GTGTGATGGGGCCAACCTGTGTCACTGCTATTATCCTGAACGGTGTCCAGAGGCCTACTGTTTGGCCTGTCAGAAGAAGATGGCAAAGCTGCTATCTCACCCAACTGTTGAGCCGTCCACTTACATGGAG AAATGA
- the LOC106589383 gene encoding ribonuclease P protein subunit p30 isoform X1: MDFSISYTTDKKRLQSVIETAAHLGSSTVAINYVVDLEQNKQEIGKPKCVSELFGTFPIVQGKSRPIKVLNRLTVVASRAAHFKPLREYKAYDLVAAYPKTEKLFHAACMEFTIDIICVAATEKQPFFFKRSSVNGAIERGVFFEVSYTPAIRDSMRRHTIANALNLMEACKGKNVIVTIGAERCDGANLCHCYYPERCPEAYCLACQKKMAKLLSHPTVEPSTYMEK, from the exons ATGGACTTCAGTATTAGCTACACAACCGACAAGAAACGACTTCAGAGTGTTATTGAAACCGCAGCTCATC TTGGATCCTCCACAGTTGCCATCAATTATGTGGTTGATTTGGAACAAAATAAGCAG GAAATTGGCAAACCGAAGTGTGTTTCCGAGCTGTTTGGTACATTTCCCATAGTGCAG GGTAAATCCAGACCAATCAAGGTGTTGAACCGACTGACAGTTGTGGCCTCAAGGGCAGCACACTTT AAACCATTAAGAGAGTACAAAGCCTATGACTTAGTGGCTGCCTATCCTAAAACGGAGAAGTTGTTTCAT GCAGCCTGCATGGAATTTACTATTGACATCATCTGTGTAGCAGCGACAGAAAAACAGCCCTTTTTTTTCAAAAGATCTTCAGTCAATGGG GCAATTGAAAGGGGTGTGTTTTTTGAGGTAAGTTACACACCTGCAATCCGAGACTCCATGAGAAGACACACCATCGCAAATGCTCTAAATCTCATGGAGGCGTGCAAAGGCAAG aacGTAATTGTGACCATTGGGGCAGAAAG GTGTGATGGGGCCAACCTGTGTCACTGCTATTATCCTGAACGGTGTCCAGAGGCCTACTGTTTGGCCTGTCAGAAGAAGATGGCAAAGCTGCTATCTCACCCAACTGTTGAGCCGTCCACTTACATGGAG AAATGA
- the LOC106589383 gene encoding ribonuclease P protein subunit p30 isoform X2, translated as METWLCSWTSVLATQPTRNDFRVLLKPQLIEIGKPKCVSELFGTFPIVQGKSRPIKVLNRLTVVASRAAHFKPLREYKAYDLVAAYPKTEKLFHAACMEFTIDIICVAATEKQPFFFKRSSVNGAIERGVFFEVSYTPAIRDSMRRHTIANALNLMEACKGKNVIVTIGAERCDGANLCHCYYPERCPEAYCLACQKKMAKLLSHPTVEPSTYMEK; from the exons ATGGAAACGTGGCTGTGTTCATGGACTTCAGTATTAGCTACACAACCGACAAGAAACGACTTCAGAGTGTTATTGAAACCGCAGCTCATC GAAATTGGCAAACCGAAGTGTGTTTCCGAGCTGTTTGGTACATTTCCCATAGTGCAG GGTAAATCCAGACCAATCAAGGTGTTGAACCGACTGACAGTTGTGGCCTCAAGGGCAGCACACTTT AAACCATTAAGAGAGTACAAAGCCTATGACTTAGTGGCTGCCTATCCTAAAACGGAGAAGTTGTTTCAT GCAGCCTGCATGGAATTTACTATTGACATCATCTGTGTAGCAGCGACAGAAAAACAGCCCTTTTTTTTCAAAAGATCTTCAGTCAATGGG GCAATTGAAAGGGGTGTGTTTTTTGAGGTAAGTTACACACCTGCAATCCGAGACTCCATGAGAAGACACACCATCGCAAATGCTCTAAATCTCATGGAGGCGTGCAAAGGCAAG aacGTAATTGTGACCATTGGGGCAGAAAG GTGTGATGGGGCCAACCTGTGTCACTGCTATTATCCTGAACGGTGTCCAGAGGCCTACTGTTTGGCCTGTCAGAAGAAGATGGCAAAGCTGCTATCTCACCCAACTGTTGAGCCGTCCACTTACATGGAG AAATGA
- the LOC106589383 gene encoding ribonuclease P protein subunit p30 isoform X4, giving the protein METWLCSWTSVLATQPTRNDFRVLLKPQLIEIGKPKCVSELFGTFPIVQKPLREYKAYDLVAAYPKTEKLFHAACMEFTIDIICVAATEKQPFFFKRSSVNGAIERGVFFEVSYTPAIRDSMRRHTIANALNLMEACKGKNVIVTIGAERCDGANLCHCYYPERCPEAYCLACQKKMAKLLSHPTVEPSTYMEK; this is encoded by the exons ATGGAAACGTGGCTGTGTTCATGGACTTCAGTATTAGCTACACAACCGACAAGAAACGACTTCAGAGTGTTATTGAAACCGCAGCTCATC GAAATTGGCAAACCGAAGTGTGTTTCCGAGCTGTTTGGTACATTTCCCATAGTGCAG AAACCATTAAGAGAGTACAAAGCCTATGACTTAGTGGCTGCCTATCCTAAAACGGAGAAGTTGTTTCAT GCAGCCTGCATGGAATTTACTATTGACATCATCTGTGTAGCAGCGACAGAAAAACAGCCCTTTTTTTTCAAAAGATCTTCAGTCAATGGG GCAATTGAAAGGGGTGTGTTTTTTGAGGTAAGTTACACACCTGCAATCCGAGACTCCATGAGAAGACACACCATCGCAAATGCTCTAAATCTCATGGAGGCGTGCAAAGGCAAG aacGTAATTGTGACCATTGGGGCAGAAAG GTGTGATGGGGCCAACCTGTGTCACTGCTATTATCCTGAACGGTGTCCAGAGGCCTACTGTTTGGCCTGTCAGAAGAAGATGGCAAAGCTGCTATCTCACCCAACTGTTGAGCCGTCCACTTACATGGAG AAATGA
- the rpp30 gene encoding ribonuclease P protein subunit p30 isoform X1, whose product MAVFMDLNITYTTDKKRLRSVIETAAHLGYSTVAINYVVDLQQKKQEIGKPKCVLELFDTFPIVQGKSRPIKVLNRLTVVASDPSHFRPNAEYKAYDLVAVYPKTEKLFHAACMTFDVDIICVAVTEKQPFFFKRSPVNGAIERGVFFEISYTPAIRDSTMRRYTIANAISLTETCKGKNLIVTSGAERPLELRGPYDIANLGLLFGLSEEDGKAAISTNCRAVHLHGETRKTALGIVHTMKKDQPLTERQEEEHVPASKRAKLETVDS is encoded by the exons ATGGCTGTGTTCATGGACTTGAATATTACCTACACAACCGACAAGAAACGACTTCGGAGTGTTATTGAAACAGCAGCACACC TTGGATACTCTACAGTTGCCATCAATTATGTGGTTGATTTGCAACAAAAGAAACAG GAAATTGgcaaaccaaaatgtgtcttaGAGCTGTTTGATACATTTCCCATAGTGCAG GGTAAATCCAGACCAATCAAGGTGTTAAACCGTTTGACAGTTGTGGCCTCTGACCCATCACACTTT AGACCAAATGCAGAGTACAAAGCCTATGACCTTGTGGCTGTCTATCCTAAAACAGAGAAGTTGTTTCAT GCAGCTTGCATGACATTTGATGTTGACATCATCTGTGTAGCAGTGACAGAAAAAcaacccttctttttcaagagaTCTCCAGTAAATGGG GCAATTGAAAGGGGTGTGTTCTTTGAGATAAGTTACACACCTGCTATTCGAGACTCCACCATGAGAAGATACACCATCGCAAATGCCATCAGTCTCACGGAGACGTGCAAAGGGAAG AATCTAATTGTGACCAGTGGGGCAGAAAGG CCCCTTGAGTTGAGAGGACCCTACGACATTGCCAACTT AGGCCTACTGTTTGGCCTGTCAGAAGAAGATGGCAAAGCTGCTATCTCAACCAACTGTCGAGCCGTCCACTTACATGGAG AAACAAGAAAGACTGCCTTGGGTATCGTACACACTATGAAGAAAGACCAGCCGTTGActgagagacaggaggaagagcATGTTCCAGCGTCAAAGAGGGCTAAGCTTGAGACTGTAGATTCGTAA
- the rpp30 gene encoding ribonuclease P protein subunit p30, giving the protein MAVFMDLNITYTTDKKRLRSVIETAAHLGYSTVAINYVVDLQQKKQEIGKPKCVLELFDTFPIVQGKSRPIKVLNRLTVVASDPSHFRPNAEYKAYDLVAVYPKTEKLFHAACMTFDVDIICVAVTEKQPSTMRRYTIANAISLTETCKGKNLIVTSGAERPLELRGPYDIANLGLLFGLSEEDGKAAISTNCRAVHLHGETRKTALGIVHTMKKDQPLTERQEEEHVPASKRAKLETVDS; this is encoded by the exons ATGGCTGTGTTCATGGACTTGAATATTACCTACACAACCGACAAGAAACGACTTCGGAGTGTTATTGAAACAGCAGCACACC TTGGATACTCTACAGTTGCCATCAATTATGTGGTTGATTTGCAACAAAAGAAACAG GAAATTGgcaaaccaaaatgtgtcttaGAGCTGTTTGATACATTTCCCATAGTGCAG GGTAAATCCAGACCAATCAAGGTGTTAAACCGTTTGACAGTTGTGGCCTCTGACCCATCACACTTT AGACCAAATGCAGAGTACAAAGCCTATGACCTTGTGGCTGTCTATCCTAAAACAGAGAAGTTGTTTCAT GCAGCTTGCATGACATTTGATGTTGACATCATCTGTGTAGCAGTGACAGAAAAAcaacc CTCCACCATGAGAAGATACACCATCGCAAATGCCATCAGTCTCACGGAGACGTGCAAAGGGAAG AATCTAATTGTGACCAGTGGGGCAGAAAGG CCCCTTGAGTTGAGAGGACCCTACGACATTGCCAACTT AGGCCTACTGTTTGGCCTGTCAGAAGAAGATGGCAAAGCTGCTATCTCAACCAACTGTCGAGCCGTCCACTTACATGGAG AAACAAGAAAGACTGCCTTGGGTATCGTACACACTATGAAGAAAGACCAGCCGTTGActgagagacaggaggaagagcATGTTCCAGCGTCAAAGAGGGCTAAGCTTGAGACTGTAGATTCGTAA
- the rpp30 gene encoding ribonuclease P protein subunit p30 isoform X2, which translates to MAVFMDLNITYTTDKKRLRSVIETAAHLGYSTVAINYVVDLQQKKQEIGKPKCVLELFDTFPIVQGKSRPIKVLNRLTVVASDPSHFRPNAEYKAYDLVAVYPKTEKLFHAACMTFDVDIICVAVTEKQPFFFKRSPVNGNLIVTSGAERPLELRGPYDIANLGLLFGLSEEDGKAAISTNCRAVHLHGETRKTALGIVHTMKKDQPLTERQEEEHVPASKRAKLETVDS; encoded by the exons ATGGCTGTGTTCATGGACTTGAATATTACCTACACAACCGACAAGAAACGACTTCGGAGTGTTATTGAAACAGCAGCACACC TTGGATACTCTACAGTTGCCATCAATTATGTGGTTGATTTGCAACAAAAGAAACAG GAAATTGgcaaaccaaaatgtgtcttaGAGCTGTTTGATACATTTCCCATAGTGCAG GGTAAATCCAGACCAATCAAGGTGTTAAACCGTTTGACAGTTGTGGCCTCTGACCCATCACACTTT AGACCAAATGCAGAGTACAAAGCCTATGACCTTGTGGCTGTCTATCCTAAAACAGAGAAGTTGTTTCAT GCAGCTTGCATGACATTTGATGTTGACATCATCTGTGTAGCAGTGACAGAAAAAcaacccttctttttcaagagaTCTCCAGTAAATGGG AATCTAATTGTGACCAGTGGGGCAGAAAGG CCCCTTGAGTTGAGAGGACCCTACGACATTGCCAACTT AGGCCTACTGTTTGGCCTGTCAGAAGAAGATGGCAAAGCTGCTATCTCAACCAACTGTCGAGCCGTCCACTTACATGGAG AAACAAGAAAGACTGCCTTGGGTATCGTACACACTATGAAGAAAGACCAGCCGTTGActgagagacaggaggaagagcATGTTCCAGCGTCAAAGAGGGCTAAGCTTGAGACTGTAGATTCGTAA